Genomic segment of Aquarana catesbeiana isolate 2022-GZ linkage group LG09, ASM4218655v1, whole genome shotgun sequence:
ATTTTGTTTTCTTACTATGAAGGTTTTATATACATTACAGATTTATTGTAGTTAAATTAAATATTGTGTTTATAACTTTGTCTGCACCTTcagtttttgttctttgtttttatgaaCATATGAAAGGAGTTAATTTAATATTGCACTTCCAATATGCATTGTAGCAGGCCTATCTACTTTTTGGAGGATATAATTTGCTCTAAAACCATAGTAGTACTTTAAAGAGGTCAGAGGTGATTGATGGAGCCAACATGTTATAATATTGTATAGTATATCATATCATTCTAACTTATAATCTAATATATAGGTTTGTAAATGTTACTTTCAAAgtctggcacatttttttttaatttaaaaatccttttttttttacaggtcaaTAACCCGTGCCTACTACAGAAATTCTGTCGGAGGGCTCCTGCTATTTGACATCACTAATCGTCGCTCTTTCCAGAATGTTCATGAATGGTTAGAAGAAGCGAAGGCCCACGTGCAACCCTATCAGATCGTGTTTGTTCTGGTGGGACATAAATGTGATCTAGACACGCAACGTCAAGTGACAAGACATGAGGCAGAGAAACTAGCCACTGCCTATGGAATGAGATACATCGAGACCTCAGCCCGAGATGCCATTAATGTAGAGAAAGCCTTCACTGACCTGACTCGTGACATATATGAGCTTGTTAGAAAGGGGGAGATAAATATTCAAGAAGGATGGGAGGGGGTAAAAAGTGGATTTGTTCCAAATGTAGTGCATTCTTCTGAAGAGGTAATTAAGTCCGACAGGCGGTGCTTTTGCTAAGCAGTACAGTTACTAATATGTAAGCCGCCATTACAGACTCTACTAATATAACACCATCCTAATGAATCTGACAAGTAAAGGTAACATTGACCTTGCTCTGGAAGGGGTGAAGGTAGGTTGGAACGGAAGAAGAAAAAAATtgcttgtaaaaacaaaaaacatttctaGAAAATGAGCGTTCTTATAACTCTGGCAAGGGCCAAGTGTGTATGTCAATGTTTAGGAGTTGGGATTCACAAGTCAATGATACCAAGAGTTCAGATACATCCTAATTCATTTGATAAATTCTGTGTAGTTTAATGTTGGTAGTTATATGCAGTGAATTAATACCACAGTGTATTGGTCATGATATATAGTTATAGGAAACGCAACCCTTTTTGTTTACTGTactttgaaaaacaaaaatgacgCACCAATGAATACGCTGTAGCTCTTTACGTAAAATTCAGTAATTTCTGTGGTAATATTGCAGTGgcttaaaaagaaaaactgttgcCATTGCACGGTGGAAACGGTGACGTTTTTGGTTTGACCTACAAAATGGCAGTTCCAGTTCTGTGGTGCCAACAGGCACACAGATGGTGGTTGCTTAAGGATGCCTCTGGCTTAAACTTATAAAACCTTTGGAGGATAAAGAAAAATTGTAGATGGCACTatacttttgtttttttaacatcatGATGATGAATTCtttaaataatatgtaataatCCCACTGCCTTTACTACCCAGTTTTCCCCATTCCAAGAAATGCCATCTTATAGTTCACCTGTAGGTCAGTTGGACATGGTAACTCATTCATTTCATTGCAATGTTCAGGATAGGGGACAAAAAATCCAAATTACAGGCCCAGCCTTTCCTGTGAATTGGGTCATTAAATGCTCATGTCACATAAGTGGTGCAGTGTTCTTGACTTGTTTAAGAGGCCTGTGAAGACCCTGAATTTACTATTTCACTTTATGATTGACATAAGCCCATGACTGTTGGACAGATCAAACCATGCACATGAAGTTCGCAGAGTTTAGAAACCAGTATGATCCAAGCCAAATGGGCAAAAAACTGGCCAGACCGGAGTGGATAATTGGACACCTGCTTTTGTCAGTCTCAGTCTTAAAGCAGAAGTCCAGGCTAAACAAACTTTGTCTGAATAGAAGAGCCATGTATATTCTTATGTGAATTTAAgtcctttatgtatatatttttttctatatctgTGTGCAATAATCCAGCATGAAAAAATTATTGTACTATGCCTCAGCATAGGAGATTCCTGTAATAAGACCAGTTACTACTGctgtctctccttgtgcagggtgattggtcttgtatccaccccctgctgtagttttttgcaggcagcctgtgATGATTTCACTGCTAGgattacaaggtaatatctgagttTTTAAAAACATCTGTTGCACACAAGGTGGATTTATgacatttgtggctttttttttagaatatatttgaatgaaagtttttgtgcctggcGTTCAGCTTTAAGTAAACCAATTTCACTGACTTCAATCctcccgaaaattaaaaaaaaaaaggcaggagtTCTATTAAGGCTTACAAGGGGACT
This window contains:
- the LOC141108127 gene encoding ras-related protein Rab-39B; the encoded protein is MEAIWLYQFRLIVIGDSTVGKSCLIRRFTEGRFAQVSDPTVGVDFFSRLVEIEPGKRIKLQIWDTAGQERFRSITRAYYRNSVGGLLLFDITNRRSFQNVHEWLEEAKAHVQPYQIVFVLVGHKCDLDTQRQVTRHEAEKLATAYGMRYIETSARDAINVEKAFTDLTRDIYELVRKGEINIQEGWEGVKSGFVPNVVHSSEEVIKSDRRCFC